The following coding sequences are from one Musa acuminata AAA Group cultivar baxijiao chromosome BXJ1-6, Cavendish_Baxijiao_AAA, whole genome shotgun sequence window:
- the LOC135676706 gene encoding protein disulfide isomerase-like 5-4 isoform X1: MISASKLKSVDFYRKIPRDLTEASLSGAGLSIIAAFAMMFLFGMELNNYLTVSTLTSIIVDRSSDGEFLRIDFNISFPALSCEFASVDVSDVLGTNRLNITKTVRKFSIDLNLIPTGAEFHSGPIPKVSKHGDDSEEEYLDGSDYLTAENFEKYAHRYSILVVNFFAPWCYWSNRLKPSWERAAKIIKERYDLEIDGRILLGKVDCTREGELCRRHHIQGYPSIRIFRKGRDVKENHGHHEHESYYGERDTDSLVVAMETLVAPIPRYSSNMVLADESNHSVETAKLPAPLTSGCRIEGFVRVKKVPGTLVVSAHSGSHSFDPSQINVSHVISQFSFGKKLSRRMLFEVKRLTPYLGGSHDRLMGRSYIINHDHANANVTIEHFLQVVKTEIVSRGSSQELKLLEEYEYTAHSSLVHSLYIPVAKFHFEPSPMQVLVTEVPKSFSHFVTNVCAIIGGVFTVAGILDSILHTTLRLVKKIDLGKQF; encoded by the exons ATGATCTCTGCAAGCAAGCTCAAGTCCGTAGATTTCTACAG GAAAATACCTCGAGATTTGACTGAGGCATCACTTTCAGGTGCAGGATTATCTATCATAGCAGCATTCGCCATGATGTTTTTGTTTGGAATG gagTTGAACAACTATTTGACAGTGAGCACATTGACATCTATAATTGTTGATAGGAGTTCGGATGGGGAGTTCTTGCGCATTGATTTCAACATAAG TTTCCCGGCATTATCATGTGAATTTGCATCAGTTGATGTGAGTGATGTACTTGGAACT AACAGGTTAAATATTACAAAAACAGTTCGAAAGTTTTCGATAGATCTGAATCTAATTCCAACCGGAGCCGAGTTTCACTCTGGACCGATTCCAAAAGTTAGTAAACATGGAGATGATTCTGAAGAAGAATACCTTGATGGTTCAGATTATTTGACTGCTGAGAATTTTGAGAAATATGCACATCG GTATTCGATCCTAGTTGTTAATTTCTTTGCACCATGGTGTTATTGGAGCAATCGCTTG AAACCATCATGGGAGAGAGCAGCTAAAATAATAAAGGAGAG ATATGATCTGGAAATCGATGGACGGATTTTGTTGGGAAAAGTTGATTGCACTCGAGAAGGAGAACTATGCAGAAG GCATCATATTCAAGGCTACCCATCTATTCGGATTTTCAGGAAAGGAAGGGATGTAAA GGAAAACCACGGACACCATGAACATGAATCTTATTATGGAGAGCGTGACACAGATAGTTTAGTAGTG GCAATGGAAACTCTTGTTGCTCCCATTCCAAGATACTCTAGTAATATGGTATTGGCTGATGAGTCAAATCACTCTGTGGAGACAGCAAAACTTCCTGCACCATTGACTAGTGGATGTAGAATAGAAGGATTTGTACGTGTTAAGAAG GTTCCTGGCACTCTTGTCGTCTCAGCTCACTCTGGATCACACTCCTTCGATCCATCTCAGATAAATGTATCGCATGTTATTTCACAATTTTCTTTTGGTAAAAAGCTCTCGCGGAGGATGCTGTTTGAAGTGAAGAGACTAACACCATATCTTGGTGGAAGTCATGATCGGTTGATGGGCCGATCATATATTATTAATCATGACCATGCTAATGCTAATGTCACT ATTGAGCATTTTCTCCAAGTTGTAAAGACTGAAATAGTGTCGAGAGGATCTTCTCAGGAACTCAAATTGCTCGAGGAGTATGAGTACACAGCCCACAGTAGTTTGGTGCACAGTCTATACATTCCTGTAGCCAAATTCCATTTTGAGCCTTCTCCCATGCAG GTTTTGGTAACTGAAGTTCCGAAATCCTTCTCTCACTTCGTCACCAATGTTTGTGCCATCATTGGAGGTGTATTCACG GTTGCAGGAATACTGGACTCCATTTTGCACACCACTTTACGCCTTGTGAAAAAGATTGATTTAGGCAAACAATTTTGA
- the LOC135676706 gene encoding protein disulfide isomerase-like 5-4 isoform X2, translating to MMFLFGMELNNYLTVSTLTSIIVDRSSDGEFLRIDFNISFPALSCEFASVDVSDVLGTNRLNITKTVRKFSIDLNLIPTGAEFHSGPIPKVSKHGDDSEEEYLDGSDYLTAENFEKYAHRYSILVVNFFAPWCYWSNRLKPSWERAAKIIKERYDLEIDGRILLGKVDCTREGELCRRHHIQGYPSIRIFRKGRDVKENHGHHEHESYYGERDTDSLVVAMETLVAPIPRYSSNMVLADESNHSVETAKLPAPLTSGCRIEGFVRVKKVPGTLVVSAHSGSHSFDPSQINVSHVISQFSFGKKLSRRMLFEVKRLTPYLGGSHDRLMGRSYIINHDHANANVTIEHFLQVVKTEIVSRGSSQELKLLEEYEYTAHSSLVHSLYIPVAKFHFEPSPMQVLVTEVPKSFSHFVTNVCAIIGGVFTVAGILDSILHTTLRLVKKIDLGKQF from the exons ATGATGTTTTTGTTTGGAATG gagTTGAACAACTATTTGACAGTGAGCACATTGACATCTATAATTGTTGATAGGAGTTCGGATGGGGAGTTCTTGCGCATTGATTTCAACATAAG TTTCCCGGCATTATCATGTGAATTTGCATCAGTTGATGTGAGTGATGTACTTGGAACT AACAGGTTAAATATTACAAAAACAGTTCGAAAGTTTTCGATAGATCTGAATCTAATTCCAACCGGAGCCGAGTTTCACTCTGGACCGATTCCAAAAGTTAGTAAACATGGAGATGATTCTGAAGAAGAATACCTTGATGGTTCAGATTATTTGACTGCTGAGAATTTTGAGAAATATGCACATCG GTATTCGATCCTAGTTGTTAATTTCTTTGCACCATGGTGTTATTGGAGCAATCGCTTG AAACCATCATGGGAGAGAGCAGCTAAAATAATAAAGGAGAG ATATGATCTGGAAATCGATGGACGGATTTTGTTGGGAAAAGTTGATTGCACTCGAGAAGGAGAACTATGCAGAAG GCATCATATTCAAGGCTACCCATCTATTCGGATTTTCAGGAAAGGAAGGGATGTAAA GGAAAACCACGGACACCATGAACATGAATCTTATTATGGAGAGCGTGACACAGATAGTTTAGTAGTG GCAATGGAAACTCTTGTTGCTCCCATTCCAAGATACTCTAGTAATATGGTATTGGCTGATGAGTCAAATCACTCTGTGGAGACAGCAAAACTTCCTGCACCATTGACTAGTGGATGTAGAATAGAAGGATTTGTACGTGTTAAGAAG GTTCCTGGCACTCTTGTCGTCTCAGCTCACTCTGGATCACACTCCTTCGATCCATCTCAGATAAATGTATCGCATGTTATTTCACAATTTTCTTTTGGTAAAAAGCTCTCGCGGAGGATGCTGTTTGAAGTGAAGAGACTAACACCATATCTTGGTGGAAGTCATGATCGGTTGATGGGCCGATCATATATTATTAATCATGACCATGCTAATGCTAATGTCACT ATTGAGCATTTTCTCCAAGTTGTAAAGACTGAAATAGTGTCGAGAGGATCTTCTCAGGAACTCAAATTGCTCGAGGAGTATGAGTACACAGCCCACAGTAGTTTGGTGCACAGTCTATACATTCCTGTAGCCAAATTCCATTTTGAGCCTTCTCCCATGCAG GTTTTGGTAACTGAAGTTCCGAAATCCTTCTCTCACTTCGTCACCAATGTTTGTGCCATCATTGGAGGTGTATTCACG GTTGCAGGAATACTGGACTCCATTTTGCACACCACTTTACGCCTTGTGAAAAAGATTGATTTAGGCAAACAATTTTGA
- the LOC135676706 gene encoding protein disulfide isomerase-like 5-4 isoform X3 gives MNVYQYDSIWNLAKRGDSTPIHILTLEIHQLIDRLWKRRNRLNITKTVRKFSIDLNLIPTGAEFHSGPIPKVSKHGDDSEEEYLDGSDYLTAENFEKYAHRYSILVVNFFAPWCYWSNRLKPSWERAAKIIKERYDLEIDGRILLGKVDCTREGELCRRHHIQGYPSIRIFRKGRDVKENHGHHEHESYYGERDTDSLVVAMETLVAPIPRYSSNMVLADESNHSVETAKLPAPLTSGCRIEGFVRVKKVPGTLVVSAHSGSHSFDPSQINVSHVISQFSFGKKLSRRMLFEVKRLTPYLGGSHDRLMGRSYIINHDHANANVTIEHFLQVVKTEIVSRGSSQELKLLEEYEYTAHSSLVHSLYIPVAKFHFEPSPMQVLVTEVPKSFSHFVTNVCAIIGGVFTVAGILDSILHTTLRLVKKIDLGKQF, from the exons ATGAATGTATATCAATATGACAGTATTTGGAACTTAGCCAAAAGAGGTGATTCCACCCCTATTCATATCTTGACTTTAGAGATCCACCAACTAATTGACAGGCTTTGGAAGAGAAGG AACAGGTTAAATATTACAAAAACAGTTCGAAAGTTTTCGATAGATCTGAATCTAATTCCAACCGGAGCCGAGTTTCACTCTGGACCGATTCCAAAAGTTAGTAAACATGGAGATGATTCTGAAGAAGAATACCTTGATGGTTCAGATTATTTGACTGCTGAGAATTTTGAGAAATATGCACATCG GTATTCGATCCTAGTTGTTAATTTCTTTGCACCATGGTGTTATTGGAGCAATCGCTTG AAACCATCATGGGAGAGAGCAGCTAAAATAATAAAGGAGAG ATATGATCTGGAAATCGATGGACGGATTTTGTTGGGAAAAGTTGATTGCACTCGAGAAGGAGAACTATGCAGAAG GCATCATATTCAAGGCTACCCATCTATTCGGATTTTCAGGAAAGGAAGGGATGTAAA GGAAAACCACGGACACCATGAACATGAATCTTATTATGGAGAGCGTGACACAGATAGTTTAGTAGTG GCAATGGAAACTCTTGTTGCTCCCATTCCAAGATACTCTAGTAATATGGTATTGGCTGATGAGTCAAATCACTCTGTGGAGACAGCAAAACTTCCTGCACCATTGACTAGTGGATGTAGAATAGAAGGATTTGTACGTGTTAAGAAG GTTCCTGGCACTCTTGTCGTCTCAGCTCACTCTGGATCACACTCCTTCGATCCATCTCAGATAAATGTATCGCATGTTATTTCACAATTTTCTTTTGGTAAAAAGCTCTCGCGGAGGATGCTGTTTGAAGTGAAGAGACTAACACCATATCTTGGTGGAAGTCATGATCGGTTGATGGGCCGATCATATATTATTAATCATGACCATGCTAATGCTAATGTCACT ATTGAGCATTTTCTCCAAGTTGTAAAGACTGAAATAGTGTCGAGAGGATCTTCTCAGGAACTCAAATTGCTCGAGGAGTATGAGTACACAGCCCACAGTAGTTTGGTGCACAGTCTATACATTCCTGTAGCCAAATTCCATTTTGAGCCTTCTCCCATGCAG GTTTTGGTAACTGAAGTTCCGAAATCCTTCTCTCACTTCGTCACCAATGTTTGTGCCATCATTGGAGGTGTATTCACG GTTGCAGGAATACTGGACTCCATTTTGCACACCACTTTACGCCTTGTGAAAAAGATTGATTTAGGCAAACAATTTTGA
- the LOC135677777 gene encoding vascular-related unknown protein 4-like isoform X1, whose amino-acid sequence MRVGVGLGMRVVMSNSLLFLHVPLRHFAGNLLIPSLSTLSAPTPNIILSLLLSLYYLFRLLCLSFVLYIALRRFSLQQAYHLPFSRMEESINSSMNGASCAKDGSASSEESGWTMYFEEFMASEERKAAGGFSSGVVGGFSIVSDAASCVAFDPSSPGLEVSEEKYRKMSLKKKKKKKKKKKRGKGLLDDDSLEDTASSPVNSPKVTDLSYVTLNSSKKDVRRDSPQEDAAGCRNDAEPKEIVGGSDFAEGTNEYTELKKRGLCLVPFSMLANYLG is encoded by the exons ATGAGAGTTGGAGTGGGGTTAGGTATGAGAGTTGTAATGTCAAACTCTCTTCTCTTCTTGCATGTCCCACTCCGGCATTTTGCTGGCAACTTGTTGATTCCAAGTCTTTCAACCCTCTCTGCCCCCACGCCAAATATAATactctctcttcttctctctctctattaTCTTTTCCGTTTGctctgtctttcttttgttctaTATATAGCTCTCAGACGTTTTTCCCTACAACAAGCCTACCATCTTCCGTTCTCGAGGATGGAGGAATCAATCAACTCATCCATGAATGGCGCTTCCTGTGCCAAGGATGGCTCAGCTTCTTCCGAAGAGAGTGGCTGGACCATGTACTTCGAGGAATTCATGGCATCAGAGGAGAGGAAAGCAGCCGGTGGCTTCTCCTCCGGTGTCGTCGGCGGGTTTTCCATCGTCTCTGATGCTGCTTCGTGTGTTGCATTCGACCCCTCGTCACCTGGTCTCGAGGTGTCGGAGGAGAAGTACAGGAAGATGagcctgaagaagaagaagaagaagaagaagaagaagaagagggggaagGGGCTACTGGATGATGACTCCTTGGAAGATACTGCTAGCTCACCCGTCAACAGCCCCAAG GTTACCGATTTGAGTTACGTGACTCTGAACTCAAGCAAGAAAGATGTTCGCAGGGACTCACCTCAG GAGGATGCTGCCGGGTGTCGGAATGACGCAGAACCGAAGGAAATTGTAGGTGGATCGGATTTTGCCGAGGGGACAAATGAGTATACAGAGCTGAAGAAAAGAGGACTTTGTTTAGTTCCTTTCTCCATGTTAGCAAACTATCTAGGTTAG
- the LOC135677777 gene encoding uncharacterized protein LOC135677777 isoform X2, producing MRVGVGLGMRVVMSNSLLFLHVPLRHFAGNLLIPSLSTLSAPTPNIILSLLLSLYYLFRLLCLSFVLYIALRRFSLQQAYHLPFSRMEESINSSMNGASCAKDGSASSEESGWTMYFEEFMASEERKAAGGFSSGVVGGFSIVSDAASCVAFDPSSPGLEVSEEKYRKMSLKKKKKKKKKKKRGKGLLDDDSLEDTASSPVNSPKGLTSGGCCRVSE from the exons ATGAGAGTTGGAGTGGGGTTAGGTATGAGAGTTGTAATGTCAAACTCTCTTCTCTTCTTGCATGTCCCACTCCGGCATTTTGCTGGCAACTTGTTGATTCCAAGTCTTTCAACCCTCTCTGCCCCCACGCCAAATATAATactctctcttcttctctctctctattaTCTTTTCCGTTTGctctgtctttcttttgttctaTATATAGCTCTCAGACGTTTTTCCCTACAACAAGCCTACCATCTTCCGTTCTCGAGGATGGAGGAATCAATCAACTCATCCATGAATGGCGCTTCCTGTGCCAAGGATGGCTCAGCTTCTTCCGAAGAGAGTGGCTGGACCATGTACTTCGAGGAATTCATGGCATCAGAGGAGAGGAAAGCAGCCGGTGGCTTCTCCTCCGGTGTCGTCGGCGGGTTTTCCATCGTCTCTGATGCTGCTTCGTGTGTTGCATTCGACCCCTCGTCACCTGGTCTCGAGGTGTCGGAGGAGAAGTACAGGAAGATGagcctgaagaagaagaagaagaagaagaagaagaagaagagggggaagGGGCTACTGGATGATGACTCCTTGGAAGATACTGCTAGCTCACCCGTCAACAGCCCCAAG GGACTCACCTCAG GAGGATGCTGCCGGGTGTCGGAATGA